In Phoenix dactylifera cultivar Barhee BC4 chromosome 1, palm_55x_up_171113_PBpolish2nd_filt_p, whole genome shotgun sequence, the genomic stretch GTGGGGCCAAATGGGCCTGTGGGTCTTCGGGCTTGTTGGGCCCGAAAGGAAGGACAGGTGGGATGGTGCATTGAGTCAGCCTgtgaaggaagaaagagagggaagaggggggaaTGAGCCAGATGTGGTGTGGAGAGGGTTTTACTGatgaaacccttgagtgaacatggagaggaagggaggagcgatcgaggaagaggaaggagggcgGGCGGCGACGTGGAGTTTCCGAGGGAGGAAGGAAGCGGAAGGGGGTTTGGGGGGGGGAAGCAATGGGGGAGGCGGCAGCTGTTGGGCCCGAAGGAGTGGGAGGAAAAAGAAGGCGGTGGTGGCGGGTGCAGCGGAAGGGGGCGGATCGGCGAGGAGTGGCGGACTTGGCAGTGGCCGGGGAACGATGAGGCGAGGCGGCGGCAGTGGTCCTGTGGCGACGGTGGCGAGGGCGGTCGCGGCAAGGCAGATCGGCGTGGGCAAAGGCGGAGGTGGGAGCAGCGGGGACGGCGACGGTGAGGGCGGACGACGCTGCGGGTGGTCGCGGAGGGGAGACCACCAAGGGAGGAAGACGAAAcaggtttttttttcctttttcttttcttttcttttctttttctagtgGGTTTGGATCATACCCGTTAATGTTCATCGTCTCCTTCGTGGGTGGTTGGAGGCGGTTGCTCCGGCTTCCGCGGCGACGTGTCACGTGGAGCACGGCGACGCCCGGGTGAGGAAAATGCCAGTGGCGACGGAGGGAAGTGGCCTCCTCTCCTCAAATCTGGACGACGGGAGGCAGCAACggggttttcctttttttttccacttAGACAGGAAgactcgggggggggggggggcacctCCCAGCTGGAAGGGAGAGCGGTGGCATGGCGAAGAGTCGGCAGATGCCGGCGGTGTGGCAGGGTTGAGGGACGGTGGCGGCGGTGGGTGCGGGTGCGGCGACGTGGAAGGGCCAACCAACGAAGGAGCTGTTCCCCTTTTTCTGGTGTGAGatccgagagagagggaggaggcagCAGAAGGGTTTTTCCGTAGCCTAACCCACAACAGCCCAGAAAAGAAGAGGGTTTTGGCAACAAAGGTAAAATTgggtgctctgataccaaagttGATGCAGGATAGTAggagaaaagagggagaaagagagaagaaggagaggagaggaagaagagaaggaaggaggaagaacaagagaaaggaggaggaagaagaagacaaagaggctaattttcattcatcattcaTCCATCAAATCCTAAACATGAGCATGGatccatatatatagggtcacaaaataacaaataaactcctataaataaaaaaatcccaaaaaggccctaaaatgacaatatgcaaataaacccaatcaacataaaataaacccaactaaaataaatcaatttaaaataaaatcaggctggCTAAATTGGCTGGGATTTACTGAGCTGGTTGGATCCTGTGGCGACCGGCTAAtctggcactggtgtccgcaccaggTTCCCTATggtttctatacattttcatgtgcattttctttaatatatttttCCTACCTCATATTCATGTTTCCCTCCTGTTTCCACATtcggattttttttattaacaatCTTTTCTGTTTCTCGCTTTCATATTTTCCTGCATCAATCTCCCTGACTGTAAACCATTGGGAACTGCATGATTCTTAACAATGTATATGGAGATAAGTTGGTTCTGGAAATGTGTTTATGCTTTTCCTTCTAGGGCATGAACTTTACTGGAAAACTGTAATTTTAAGCTTCTGCgtgatttataatatttttatggtGCATATCAAGATTAGGAGTTTTTGAGTAGTCAAAAGATGACAAaattgccaccaaggtggtagcctagtggtactgggcagcaattctaaccacaaggtcccaagtttgaatcgctgcggcgacgattaaattgtggactggagctcactactttggccactgcttggacttgtggtgtaggaccgctcttgaaccgctagtagccggggtggtgccgggtgtgacgtactcacacgttggactcgagccagagctcagaggagtagctgagccgggcccacgggtggggagggtatgagtaaaaccggtcggggtgcccaacacacggccatttctgcccgcatcgaacattctcctggcggggcgggggcccagtgggggctgctacgcggggatgggcttgtcccttcctctccctatccctttttattagcaaaaaaaaaaaaaaatgacaaaatTAAATTGAAGTCCAGGTCAGTGGTGAGAATACTGTAATATCTAGTTTCACCACATTCTCGGCACTCAGGTGAATGAGGGCTAGGCATTTCTTAAATCATGCAAAACTTCAGCTAGCCCCTGCCAGGCCTGCAAAGCATAAATTCGTCTTTTCCATGGAATCTTAGTCCTTACTAGTCCTTATTATGGTGCTTAATGTTTTTGTGTCCCAagaatcctctttttttttctctctctttcagtgGAGGGGAAGACAAGcttaaaaagataaaaagtTGGGGCATTCCGAGAATTGAACTCGGGACCTCTTGCACCCTAAGCGAGAATCATACCACTAGACCAAATGCCCGCTTGTACTCACAAGGGTGGTTTTAAGGCTCGGTTTGGTTGCTGAGAAAGcaagagaaaaataaatggCAAAAGTTTCATATGAGAGGCCCAACTATTTCCTTCCTTTTATAAGTGATTTTGAGAGAACAACAAAAGGCAAGTGGATCAAACTTTAATGCCAAAAAGTAAGAAAGTGGATCAGCATAATTTAACCATGCCCTAGCTAACCTGTtgtataattttataattttcttaGTTCTATCATGGTATTTGATATGCTAATTTACTTGGTTTGggttcagatctgtaatttgaACTACCAGTAACCAGTAAACCTAGTTTGGTTGGAATAGAGTCAGAAGGAGTGGGTACGTTTTGTGATTTTGGGAATTGTGCATTGTCTCTGTTTTATATGTTAGTTAGTTGGTTTTCGTTCAGATCTGTAAATTGAAATTTGTTATCGACCAGTTAACCAGTAAACCCAGTTTATTTGGGATAGAATTAGAAAGATGTATGTCCTGTGAATTTGGGAATTGTACATGTCGCTGCTTTATATAAGGCTTGTGTTCACGTTACTGCTTCATATTACTATTTAAGCATTTCCTTTCTGTATAGGCCGTTATCACAACAATAATGAGCCAAACTAGTATTTGCAGCGCATCCCCCACTTAAGTAGCAATGCATTACGAGAAGATCTCCCAAATCTCAGCAAATACAGCCTTTTTGATCATTTCTTGACATGTACCTGCAGTAGCAGTCAAGTAGTGTCCTTTGTTATCACCTGTCTCAGAGCTTCCACTCTTGGGGGGCTATGCCCTTGCCAACTGCACTCAATGAAAGATTCAAGACCTCCATTCTATTTATTTGCTTATCTAAATTTGCTGGTGTGCATGCTGTCCCAGCTTCTTAGATTTTGTTAAATCTGATTATTATCTCACACCTTGAAGGCCATATTTCTTCTTTGACAATTTGCTCAAACTCCTCTTAACATTCTCCATTGATTTTTGGGATTTTTTCCAAATGGCCTCCACTATATGTTCTTGCCTATCGGACTGGATTTAGCTTGGAAGCATGGACGGTGGAACCGTCCCGAACTGCCTGGTTCGGGGCATACGGAGTTGTACCGGTGGCGGACTGGAATAGTTCCGGCTACCAAAACGAGAAACCGGCGacagagggggagagggagaaggaaagaaaggaaaagagagagagagagagagagagagagagagagagagagaggaagaaagagagggagggtggCTGCCGGCCGACGGGGGGCCACAGAGGACTGGAGAGCTGCGCGGAGGGGCAAAGGAGGGGCTCCGCCTTCGATTCCTCTATTTCGGATAGGGGTCCTAGAGGggacctttttttattttcgaaCTTTTTAAGTGAAATTGGCAAACttcttgccgacttcacttaattttTGGCAAGGGGTTTGCCGACTTTCCTTGAAAactttgaaaataaaaagaggCCCTATTTGGGATCCCAATTTCAAATGAATAGAAAAATCAGAGGCGGAGCCCTTCCTTCGCCCCTCCACGTGGCTCCCTGGCCCTCCGTcgccctcttctctctctcccccttcctccctcttcctcttcgtCCCTATTTCAAACGAAATAAGGAAACCAGAGGTggagctcctcctccgcccctcCGTGTAGCTCCATGGCCCCCCACcgccctccttttctctctctcccttcctccctctccctcttcatccctccctcctctctcttttcctctctccctttcttcctctcttccacTCTCTCTACTGTGTCGAGATGCACTCCGCCggtcttctctctccctccctctcttcctgttctctctctcttttcctttctctcattctccctctcccccacccTCTCTACTATGTTAGCATGGGCCCGGCATGGAATGGCACGGGGGCGTACCGAACCGTGCCGCCGGAAACCGGTTCGGGCCCAGATTCCAACACAGCAATCCTTACTAGAAAGCTCTTTGTTGGTTTGTTGATTTCTTAAGATATATGTTGAATtggaaaatttttattttatactgTTTGAAGGTGAATCTTATTGTATCGGTTCACAATTGCATGGTTATCCACCATATTAGAAAACCTGGTTCTACCAAGCAATATGACATTCTTTTTTTCGCTTTATGTGCTTTGGTTTTCTCCCAGTGAAGTCAATTTGTTTCCTTTCCGAACAAAGCCTAAATTTTAACTTGAGGGACAGTTTTCTTTATAAAAAGTTAATAGCAGtttacatttttttattatatcttGTCCCAAAATCCAAACCATTTTGCTCATTGAACCAACTGAGCAAGATATCTTTGGGAGAAAACTTTCTTGGATGAAACACTCtatagacaaactcttggatgaTGATGAAATGCCTAGGACCTGTAATATGGAGATGTAGCTATGTGTTTACTAATTGTTTGAGACTTTGTGGAAAGATTCTacgtcatgtaattttttattgGATCAGTGAATTTATTGCATTAATATAGAGAACAAATGCTATGGCTAACCAGGAAAATAATAGACAATGCCAGCAACTTATAATAGAATTTAGACATTCACCTTCTGCTTAACCAACTCCATGCAGGAAAGCTGTTCTTCAGATAACTTAGCCTGAATGTTGCCTGTACTGTCCCGTTGCAGGTATCTGGTTCCCCGAGACATGTCAGTTGGGCAATTTATTCACATACTAAGTGGCAGACTGCATCTTAGTCCTGGGAAAGCACTCTTTGTGTTTGTTAAGAATACCTTACCTCAAACTGGTATAGTTTGATTGTCTTATTATCTTGGTTACATATTGTTAATGCATTTTGTGAGGTCGGAATTGCTTACATGTGCTTTTCAACATCTGTTTTACAGCAAGCCTCATGGATACGATGTACGAGTCTTACAAAGATGAAGATGGATTCCTTTACATTTGCTATAGTAGTGAAAAGACATTTGGATGAGCCATGACAAGGCGATGCTCAATTACCTCTGAAGCTATATATGTTGTATATAATGATGATATCTTAATAATCTCAGTAACTATAATCTCTGTTATAAATTGTATACATGTACAGagttcaatgtgcattttaatgTTTATGACATGCAATGTTATATTACTATTGGTTTAGTGCTGTCTACAAGCTAATATTTCTAGTTTGCTCTGCAATGATACGGTAAGCAGTTGCAAAGGGGGTTTGAGTTTATTAAGTATTGACAAATGAGCAAATCAGGCTTCAATGGTTTTTTTCCGCAAATTTTGATATGAGAACATCTTGTGGTTATCCCTGCTGAGATTTATTGAGGTTGCAAGGAAATATTCGCCCAAGTTTGGCTGCATAAATGTTCTCATTTGTGCTTCCTAATCTTTTATTATTAATGCTAGGTGCCGGTCGGTGTTTGCCATTTTGTAGATTTATGTCTGTGATTGCTATCTATTTTGCCGACAAAGGATATCCTGTTTTAGGATGGTGGGTGATGTAATGGTGGTTAAGAAGATATTTAGGAGCTTCTGGGTAATATAAGCTCAAAGAGCTCTTCTTCCAGAGCTGTGGTAACTCATTGAGAACACTGCCCTGTATTGATGAATAGATCTTCATTGGAAGGAAAACGTCTTTTTTGCTTTGGTTACAGATATCCGAGATTACAGGGCTTCCTATATATGGATGTATTCTCGCATCTAGACCCTATTAACCAATTTCAAGTCCGATAACAAAGCTTCATGGTTCCCTGCTCAAAGACAGCCCCAAAAGTAGGGTTCAAAGGCTTCTTTGCATGCTAACCTGCGGTAACAAAGCTTCATGGTTCCCTGCTCAAAGACAGCCCCAAAAGTGGGGTTCAAAGGCTTCTTTACATGCTAACCTGCGGTTCCTGCAGTTCTAGTTCTTCTACGAGTGCCCTAGGCATTTAAGTTCCAGAATTACAACAATGGAAAAGAAAACCAAGCGATGCCTCTGTCTTAGTGGATAATCTTCTATAAGTTTAATAAATAAGCTAACAGCagttttgatataatttgagcATGGTTAATAAGTCCAAAAGTCGACCGGTAGTACTTTGCCTAAAAGTATGGCATGGTTTCTTTGGTTTAGTTCTCGTAGTTCATAGTCCATAATTCGCCCTTTTCTTAATGAGTGGAGctcgatcaaaatataatgaaAAGTTGCATTATGCCGACttattaattttaatatttataatttgtaACCAAGATAGAGAGGAGAAAGATAGAAAGATAAATTAAAAGTGCTTTTATATTTTGTTATTCTGTCTTGTATAAAGAGGTTTATTTATTGATGCAAAGGAGTATGAGCAttgtatattaaaaaaaataaggaagTATGAAATATGTATATGATGGAACTTACATCTTGGCTCATTCATCTTCCCAAATTAGAAGACTTATATTGCGAATTGGTTCTATTTTGTAACCAATCTGCAATTAGCTCATGATTTAGAAGTCAGGTTATCATGTTCAGTATTTGCGTAAAGTTCAGGGTGCAGCCCAGGTTGGACAGAGTCCAATCCGAACCCATTGCGCCCAACGGCTCAGTCTCGGTCCAAACcacggaaggaaaaaaaaaaccgatGCTCCGACCGACCGGACCGGACTGGGGCCACACAAAGCCCATCCGTAACGCCGTCTCACCCCcaaatctctccctctctctctctctctctctctctctctctctgcgagCTACTAGATTCGAAGAGCCTGCAGAGATGGGAGTTGGATTCGTGGTCGGGGTTTTTGGCGGCCTTGTTCTCGCCCACGCCGCCTATTCCACCATCCAATGTAAGTCCAACTCCTCGTTTCTCTTCCGATTCTTCTTCTGCGAGTGGATCGATACAATTAGGGTTTCACTccattgatttttgtttttaatgtCCTCTTTTCTATCAATTTCCACTGCAGACAGAGGCATGCTGAAGATCGTGGAGGAGGAGTTCTCCGGTCCTCCGATGAATGTGTGGCCACCGCTCTCGATCCCCGTTTTTCTTCAACTTTCTTGCTAAAAATTCTTTTTCCGTCTTTCAAATTCTTGGCATTTATGCGTGGTTTTGTTACATATGATGCAATTTTTGGCGTTTATGGATTCTTGGTTTGGTTTTCGAAGGTTGTGGTGGAGCTGCTTCTGGGGTTAGCTTTGTGCACGTGGGCAGGGCTAGCCGTGCCCGCGAAGTTCCTCTCCATACTCCCTGATTCGGATGAGAATAGGTATATTCCCTTATATCTTTACTTATAGATTGTTGCGCTGATTTCGCTTTTGCTATTTGTTCAAAACTGGATTTTTGCTTTTGATTTATGATGTTGCCCAGCAATTACTTGTTTTCAGCAACCACTAATGCATAATTGTTACAGATTTGATATTGTTTctctgataaaataattataagatTCATCAAGGGGCAGAATCCCAGTATGCTTTGATGGTCTTGTGCTTGAGTCCATGTTGTTTCTCAATTCTTATCAACTCTGGATGTTGGAGTGGGAATATTGTTTCCTATAATCTGTGGCTAATGGATAATGGATAGCAGTTAGATTTATATAAATCCTAAGCAATGATAAGTTTTAAGTGAGCAGATGACCAAAAATTTCTGTATCTGTAGTTGCACCTCTTAGCCCTGTGAAACACAAAAGCCTCAAGTTGATTTATGTTTGAAGTGGGATGGGTTGGATCTGGTGTGTTTTTGGCATTTTGCTTGGTGTCTTAAATTCCAGCCTGAACATCCATCTCATTTTCGCTAAATATTCTAAATAGCTAATGACATGCATGCCTAGGCACTCAATTGTCATAAGGCACTGGATGGAGATGCCAGCATCTATTATATTGGGAACTCTTCACTTTGGACTCCACCTCAATTTTGGACTCcacttttttaatatttttccgGATAGAGGCCCACCGTCCCACTACACACTCTCTTGAGTACCAGGATTCCTTTCTCAGTAAAACTTGTATTTTGTTTCACATTACTGACAGCGGCTTTCTCTCAATATTTCTGACTCTTTTAAAGTCATATGCATTTGCATGTCCACAATAATAGTGTATATAACAGAAACTACTGTGAAAGGCTCTGGAAAATTCTGCAAGTTGCAGACTGCAAAGAGACA encodes the following:
- the LOC103721593 gene encoding membrane magnesium transporter: MGVGFVVGVFGGLVLAHAAYSTIQYRGMLKIVEEEFSGPPMNVVVELLLGLALCTWAGLAVPAKFLSILPDSDENRIVYLPANLDFMIFNHRGKILPTNTELKFKI
- the LOC103720158 gene encoding autophagy-related protein 8i-like, whose product is MRPFKEEFSFEERLEESRDIVAKYPDRVPVIVERFTRCDLPEMEKKKYLVPRDMSVGQFIHILSGRLHLSPGKALFVFVKNTLPQTASLMDTMYESYKDEDGFLYICYSSEKTFG